A window of Oncorhynchus keta strain PuntledgeMale-10-30-2019 chromosome 27, Oket_V2, whole genome shotgun sequence contains these coding sequences:
- the LOC118360202 gene encoding transcription factor HES-4-B-like: MPADTMEKQTASPIAGAPANGSHTPDKPKNASEHRKSSKPIMEKRRRARINESLGQLKTLILDALKKDSSRHSKLEKADILEMTVKHLRNLQRVQMTALSADTTVLSKYRAGFNECMNEVTRFLSTSEGVNTEVRSRLLNHLSGCLGQLIAMNYPQPNPNQQAHLAQPLHVQLPSTLPNSASMGSKLSPTEAMSPKVFSGFQLVPATDGQFAFLIPSPSFASASTPVIPLYANAGVPVTVNASPVHGSSAPIVGSPVHGMTSFIGVPQAVSPVGVCIGSESTEPVWRPW; the protein is encoded by the exons ATGCCAGCCGACACCATGGAGAAGCAAACGGCATCCCCTATTGCTGGTGCCCCTGCAAATGGATCCCATACTCCAGACAAACCTAAGAATGCCAGCGAGCATAGAAAG TCCTCAAAGCCCATCATGGAGAAACGTCGGAGAGCGAGGATAAACGAAAGCCTTGGCCAACTCAAGACACTTATTCTCGATGCACTTAAAAAAGAT AGTTCCAGACATTCAAAATTGGAGAAAGCCGATATTCTGGAGATGACAGTAAAGCATTTACGAAATTTACAGCGTGTGCAGATGACTG CGCTGTCAGCAGACACTACCGTCCTCAGTAAATACCGGGCGGGATTCAACGAATGCATGAACGAGGTCACTCGCTTCTTATCAACCAGCGAAGGGGTGAACACGGAGGTGCGGTCGCGGCTTCTCAACCACCTGTCTGGCTGCCTAGGGCAGTTGATCGCCATGAACTACCCCCAGCCAAACCCAAATCAACAGGCTCACCTCGCGCAGCCCCTTCACGTACAGCTACCCTCTACCTTGCCCAACAGTGCCTCTATGGGCTCCAAACTCAGCCCCACCGAGGCAATGTCACCTAAAGTCTTCAGCGGGTTCCAGCTTGTGCCCGCCACCGATGGACAGTTTGCTTTCCTGATTCCCAGCCCTTCTTTCGCCTCAGCATCAACCCCAGTCATCCCTCTGTATGCTAACGCAGGTGTGCCCGTGACAGTCAACGCCAGCCCCGTCCATGGCAGCTCTGCGCCAATAGTGGGATCCCCTGTCCATGGGATGACGTCATTCATCGGTGTGCCTCAGGCGGTCAGCCCTGTCGGTGTCTGCATTGGTTCGGAGAGCACTGAGCCTGTTTGGCGACCCTGGTAG